In the Flagellimonas sp. MMG031 genome, one interval contains:
- a CDS encoding 2-isopropylmalate synthase, with translation MGKDKVEIFDTTLRDGEQVPGCKLDTEQKLIIADRLDELGVDVIEAGFPISSPGDFKSVNEIAKLVKNARVCGLTRAVKKDIEVAAEAIKDAKRPRIHTGIGTSESHIKYKFNSTQDKIIERAVEAVAYAKTFVEDVEFYAEDAGRTDNEFLARICEAAIKAGATVLNIPDTTGYCLPEEYGAKMKYLKENVKGIDKAILSCHCHNDLGLATANSIAGVINGARQIECTINGIGERAGNTSLEEVVMVMRQHPHLNLDTDINSKLLWDTSTMVSQKMGMPVQPNKAIVGSNAFAHSSGIHQDGVIKRRETYEIIDPKDVGVSESSIVLTARSGRAALAYRAKKVGYELTKLQLDTVYENFLKYADVKKEIVDEDIHEIVETSNIGMKSLA, from the coding sequence ATGGGTAAAGATAAGGTAGAAATTTTTGACACAACACTAAGGGATGGCGAACAGGTACCTGGCTGTAAACTAGATACCGAGCAAAAATTGATCATTGCCGACCGATTGGACGAACTCGGGGTTGATGTGATCGAGGCAGGGTTCCCCATTTCCAGTCCCGGTGATTTCAAATCGGTGAACGAAATAGCCAAGTTGGTCAAAAATGCAAGGGTTTGTGGGCTTACCCGTGCGGTGAAAAAAGATATCGAAGTGGCTGCAGAAGCCATCAAAGATGCCAAAAGACCCAGAATCCATACCGGAATAGGAACTTCTGAATCACACATCAAGTATAAATTCAATTCTACACAGGACAAAATCATCGAGCGAGCGGTTGAAGCTGTGGCCTATGCCAAAACTTTTGTGGAAGATGTTGAGTTTTATGCTGAGGACGCCGGCCGTACCGATAATGAATTCTTGGCCCGCATATGTGAAGCGGCCATTAAAGCAGGTGCCACCGTTCTTAACATTCCAGATACCACTGGTTACTGCCTTCCCGAAGAGTACGGTGCCAAAATGAAGTATTTGAAGGAAAATGTCAAAGGCATTGATAAAGCCATCCTTTCCTGTCACTGCCACAACGATCTAGGTTTGGCCACCGCCAACTCCATTGCAGGGGTAATCAACGGAGCCCGACAAATTGAGTGTACCATCAACGGTATCGGTGAACGTGCCGGAAATACCTCCCTCGAAGAAGTGGTGATGGTGATGCGACAACACCCTCATTTAAATTTGGATACCGATATCAACAGTAAATTACTTTGGGATACGAGTACCATGGTTTCCCAAAAAATGGGAATGCCGGTACAACCCAATAAAGCCATCGTTGGTTCCAACGCCTTTGCGCACAGTTCCGGAATTCACCAAGATGGTGTCATTAAACGTAGGGAAACCTATGAAATCATCGACCCAAAAGATGTTGGGGTGAGTGAATCCTCCATTGTGCTGACCGCCCGTAGTGGTCGCGCAGCCTTGGCGTACCGAGCCAAAAAGGTAGGTTATGAGCTCACCAAACTCCAGTTGGACACGGTATATGAAAACTTCTTGAAGTACGCCGATGTGAAAAAGGAAATTGTGGACGAGGATATCCACGAAATTGTGGAGACCAGCAATATCGGGATGAAAAGCCTGGCATAA
- the leuB gene encoding 3-isopropylmalate dehydrogenase yields MTFKIALLPGDGVGPEVLAQAVKCLKAVEETFNQHFVFKEAPVGAVAIDKKGVPLPDATLQLCKESDAVLFGAIGDPKYDTNPDAKVRPEQGLLQLRKELGLFANIRPVISHPTLLDKSPLKRNIIDGTDFVIYRELTGGIYFGEKKLNPEGTKASDLCEYTEEEISRITHLAFKAAKGRKKKLTLVDKANVLESSRLWRKVVTKIGESYPEVALDYLFVDNAAMQIILNPKQFDVILTENMFGDIISDEGSVIGGSIGLLASASIGEESALFEPIHGSYPQAKGKDIANPIASILSAAMLLEHLGLTEEAWAVKKAVDKSLKKGIVTPDLNKESQYGTNHVGDFIAHNIVDIEDDTLMNDENIHLGKSTII; encoded by the coding sequence ATGACGTTTAAAATTGCATTGCTACCCGGTGATGGTGTAGGACCTGAGGTCCTGGCCCAAGCCGTGAAATGTTTGAAGGCCGTTGAGGAAACCTTTAACCAGCATTTTGTTTTCAAGGAGGCTCCTGTAGGTGCCGTTGCCATCGACAAGAAAGGGGTTCCCCTACCCGATGCCACACTCCAGTTGTGCAAGGAATCGGATGCCGTGCTGTTCGGCGCCATTGGTGATCCAAAATATGACACTAATCCCGATGCCAAGGTTCGCCCAGAACAAGGTTTGCTGCAATTGAGAAAAGAATTGGGACTTTTTGCGAATATCCGTCCGGTGATTTCCCATCCCACCTTATTGGACAAATCCCCTTTAAAAAGAAACATCATCGATGGAACTGATTTTGTAATCTATCGGGAACTGACGGGAGGAATTTATTTTGGGGAGAAAAAATTAAATCCGGAAGGTACCAAAGCTTCTGACCTTTGCGAGTATACCGAAGAAGAAATAAGTCGTATCACCCACTTGGCATTTAAGGCCGCGAAGGGCCGTAAAAAGAAATTGACCCTTGTGGACAAAGCCAATGTGCTGGAATCCTCCAGACTTTGGCGCAAAGTGGTCACCAAAATAGGGGAAAGCTACCCAGAAGTGGCTTTGGACTATTTGTTTGTGGACAATGCCGCTATGCAAATCATTCTCAATCCCAAACAGTTCGACGTTATTTTGACCGAGAACATGTTCGGAGACATCATTTCCGATGAGGGGAGTGTGATAGGTGGCTCCATTGGATTATTGGCTTCGGCTTCCATTGGAGAGGAAAGCGCCCTGTTTGAACCCATCCACGGTTCCTACCCACAAGCGAAGGGCAAGGATATCGCCAACCCGATTGCCTCCATCCTATCCGCAGCGATGCTTTTGGAACACCTGGGGCTTACCGAAGAGGCTTGGGCCGTAAAAAAAGCAGTGGACAAGTCACTGAAAAAGGGAATCGTCACACCCGACTTGAATAAGGAAAGTCAATATGGAACCAATCATGTTGGGGACTTTATTGCGCACAATATTGTGGATATTGAGGACGACACCCTAATGAACGATGAGAACATCCATTTGGGGAAATCCACCATTATCTAG
- the panB gene encoding 3-methyl-2-oxobutanoate hydroxymethyltransferase, with product MSTAKKEYKRVTVKSLVDMKKRGEKISMLTSYDYSMAKIVDGAHVDAILVGDSASNVMAGHETTLPITLDQMIYHATSVVRAAKRALVVVDIPFGSYQGDSKEALRSAIRIMKESGAHAVKVEGGEEIKVSISRILEAGIPVMGHLGLTPQSIYKFGTYTVRAKEEEEAEKLKADAKLLEELGCFAIVLEKIPAKLAKEVADSVSIPIIGIGAGNQVDGQVLVVHDMLGMTHEFHPRFLRRYLNLYDEMTQAVSQYVQDVKSRDFPNDEESY from the coding sequence ATGTCAACAGCTAAAAAAGAATATAAAAGGGTTACGGTAAAATCGTTGGTGGATATGAAAAAGCGTGGTGAAAAAATCAGCATGCTTACCTCCTACGATTATTCCATGGCAAAAATTGTGGATGGCGCCCATGTGGATGCCATTTTGGTGGGGGATTCCGCCAGTAATGTCATGGCAGGCCACGAAACCACACTGCCCATCACCCTCGACCAGATGATCTATCATGCCACTTCGGTGGTGCGAGCAGCCAAAAGGGCCCTCGTTGTGGTCGATATTCCTTTTGGCAGTTATCAAGGTGATTCCAAGGAAGCGTTGCGCTCGGCCATACGAATCATGAAGGAAAGCGGTGCCCATGCTGTGAAAGTGGAAGGTGGCGAAGAGATAAAAGTGTCCATAAGTCGTATTTTGGAAGCGGGAATCCCGGTAATGGGCCACTTGGGACTTACACCACAATCCATCTATAAATTTGGCACCTATACGGTTCGTGCCAAAGAAGAGGAAGAGGCCGAAAAACTCAAAGCAGATGCCAAATTATTGGAAGAACTGGGCTGTTTTGCCATTGTTCTGGAAAAAATTCCGGCCAAATTGGCCAAAGAGGTAGCAGATAGTGTATCCATTCCCATTATTGGCATCGGTGCCGGCAACCAAGTGGACGGACAAGTACTGGTGGTGCACGATATGTTGGGCATGACCCATGAGTTTCACCCAAGATTTTTGAGAAGGTACCTCAATCTATATGATGAAATGACCCAAGCCGTGTCCCAATATGTGCAGGATGTGAAAAGTCGGGATTTCCCGAATGATGAGGAGTCGTATTAA
- the dnaK gene encoding molecular chaperone DnaK: MSKIIGIDLGTTNSCVSVMEGNEPVVIPNAEGKRTTPSMIAFVEGGEIKVGDPAKRQAVTNPHKTIYSIKRFMGNKYSESSKEAKRVPYKVTKGENDTPRVDIDGRLYTPQELSAMILQKMKKTAEDYLGQDVTRAVITVPAYFNDSQRQATKEAGEIAGLTVERIINEPTAASLAYGLDKKDTDQKIVVFDFGGGTHDVSILELGDGVFEVLATDGDTHLGGDDVDQKIIDWLAEEFKKDEDMDLREDPMALQRLREAAEKAKIELSSSAQTEINLPYVTATSSGPKHLVRTLSRAKFEQLIADLVKRTIEPCEKALKSAGLSKSDIDEIILVGGSTRIPAVQEAVEKFFGKKPSKGVNPDEVVAIGAAIQGGVLTGDVKDVLLLDVTPLSLGIETMGSVFTKLIEANTTIPTKKSQVFSTAADNQPSVEIHVLQGERPMAADNKTIGRFHLDGIPPAPRGTPQIEVTFDIDANGIIKVSATDKATGKSQDIRIEASSGLTEEEIKKMKAEAEANAEADKKAKETADKLNEADAMIFQTEKQLSEFGDKLSDDKKKPIEEALEELKKAYEGKDLAVITPALEKINEAWKVASEEMYKAQAEAQGGAGASSAGANDTTGSGGASEGDNVEDVDFEEVK; encoded by the coding sequence ATGAGCAAGATTATAGGTATAGACTTAGGTACGACCAACTCCTGCGTCTCTGTAATGGAAGGTAACGAACCCGTGGTAATTCCAAATGCCGAGGGAAAACGAACTACTCCATCCATGATCGCCTTTGTGGAAGGCGGGGAGATCAAGGTCGGTGACCCTGCAAAAAGACAAGCGGTGACCAACCCGCACAAAACGATTTATTCCATCAAGCGATTTATGGGTAATAAATACTCAGAATCCAGTAAGGAAGCTAAACGTGTACCTTATAAAGTGACCAAAGGTGAAAACGATACCCCAAGGGTGGATATCGATGGTCGTTTGTACACCCCACAGGAATTGTCTGCAATGATCCTTCAAAAAATGAAGAAGACCGCAGAGGATTATTTGGGACAAGATGTAACCAGGGCGGTGATTACCGTTCCGGCCTACTTTAACGATTCACAAAGACAAGCTACCAAAGAGGCTGGCGAGATTGCTGGTCTTACCGTGGAGCGAATCATTAACGAGCCTACGGCAGCATCTTTGGCATATGGACTTGATAAGAAAGACACGGACCAGAAAATAGTGGTGTTCGACTTTGGTGGTGGTACGCACGACGTTTCCATTTTGGAATTGGGTGACGGTGTGTTTGAAGTATTGGCCACTGATGGTGATACCCACTTAGGAGGTGACGATGTGGACCAAAAAATTATTGATTGGTTGGCCGAAGAGTTCAAGAAAGATGAGGATATGGACCTTCGTGAAGACCCTATGGCGCTTCAGCGTTTGAGGGAAGCTGCGGAGAAAGCCAAAATTGAGTTGTCTTCTTCTGCGCAGACAGAAATCAACCTACCTTATGTAACTGCAACGTCTTCAGGACCCAAGCACTTGGTACGAACATTGTCCAGAGCCAAATTTGAGCAACTGATTGCCGATTTGGTCAAAAGAACAATCGAACCTTGTGAAAAAGCATTGAAGTCCGCTGGACTTTCCAAAAGTGATATTGATGAGATTATCTTGGTAGGTGGTTCTACCCGTATCCCCGCGGTACAGGAAGCGGTTGAGAAATTCTTCGGTAAAAAACCATCCAAAGGGGTAAACCCAGATGAGGTGGTGGCCATTGGTGCCGCAATCCAAGGTGGTGTATTGACAGGTGACGTGAAAGACGTACTCTTGTTGGACGTTACTCCACTTTCATTGGGTATCGAAACCATGGGAAGCGTGTTCACCAAGTTGATTGAGGCGAACACGACCATCCCGACCAAGAAGTCGCAGGTATTCTCCACAGCGGCGGACAATCAACCTTCGGTTGAAATCCACGTATTGCAAGGAGAGCGCCCGATGGCGGCAGATAACAAGACAATCGGTAGGTTCCACTTGGATGGTATTCCACCAGCGCCAAGAGGTACGCCTCAAATTGAAGTGACCTTCGATATTGACGCCAACGGTATCATCAAGGTTTCTGCTACTGACAAAGCTACCGGTAAGTCACAGGATATCCGAATCGAGGCTTCTTCTGGATTGACCGAGGAGGAAATCAAGAAGATGAAAGCCGAAGCGGAAGCCAATGCCGAGGCGGATAAGAAAGCCAAGGAAACTGCCGATAAGTTGAACGAGGCCGACGCCATGATCTTCCAGACCGAAAAGCAATTGAGCGAGTTTGGCGATAAATTGTCCGATGATAAGAAAAAGCCAATCGAAGAAGCTTTGGAAGAATTGAAGAAGGCTTACGAAGGCAAGGACCTAGCGGTGATTACGCCAGCTTTGGAAAAAATCAACGAAGCATGGAAAGTAGCTTCCGAAGAAATGTACAAAGCACAGGCCGAAGCCCAAGGGGGAGCAGGAGCATCATCTGCTGGTGCCAATGATACCACTGGAAGCGGCGGAGCTTCGGAAGGTGACAATGTTGAAGACGTAGACTTCGAAGAAGTTAAGTAG
- a CDS encoding response regulator transcription factor: protein MKTNSLKIAIIDNDDTLGGIYTQYFEDNEQYELHGIYPSVHTLLSNFGRSHPDIIICEAMLNGISGIDGLEYFYRKNKHLKVLMMSRKNDFKLIKEAFTKGASGYLIKPITKDRLFNALDALGQHGVALELDVAKKIIDSFQTKSFEMFSKKENEIVELLTQGFTYKMIADKLFVTPSAVNFHIQNIYVKLNVNSKSEALRKLKEMEMQQLNAA, encoded by the coding sequence ATGAAAACAAATTCATTAAAAATTGCCATCATCGATAACGATGATACGCTAGGCGGCATTTACACCCAGTATTTTGAAGACAATGAGCAGTACGAGCTGCACGGAATCTACCCCTCCGTGCACACACTTTTGTCCAATTTTGGACGGTCTCACCCGGATATCATTATCTGCGAAGCTATGCTCAATGGTATATCGGGCATCGATGGGCTTGAATATTTTTATCGAAAAAACAAGCATCTAAAGGTGTTGATGATGAGCCGGAAAAACGACTTTAAGCTCATTAAGGAGGCTTTCACCAAAGGTGCCAGTGGCTACCTCATCAAACCCATCACCAAGGACAGGCTCTTCAATGCATTGGATGCGCTAGGCCAGCACGGTGTGGCTTTGGAGCTCGATGTGGCGAAAAAGATCATTGATTCGTTCCAGACCAAATCGTTCGAGATGTTCTCCAAAAAAGAAAACGAAATCGTGGAATTGCTCACACAGGGGTTTACCTACAAAATGATTGCCGACAAGCTTTTTGTAACACCCAGTGCCGTTAATTTTCATATCCAAAACATCTATGTAAAACTCAATGTGAACTCCAAGTCGGAAGCCTTGCGAAAGCTCAAGGAAATGGAAATGCAGCAGTTAAATGCGGCGTAG
- a CDS encoding TlpA disulfide reductase family protein — translation MNRIGIALAGLVILCASCKKEEAPKLATGDWLAKIEVSESQQLPFEFTLSQNEEGGYVMQAFNAEEVVTIDEFTFNGDSINIRMPVFEGHITGTYTTDRISGEFIEESKERRVPFVATYGKQDRFTVNEDAAVNLSGIWETYFDVNTEDEYAAKGIFMQNGNRLKGTFRTKTGDYRYLDGVVTGDSMKLSAFDGSHVFLFLAEVTDSTLNGKFYSGNHSVEEFMAARNEAFELPDSNELTYLREGYDKFDFTFPNSDGEMVGLDDPMFKDKAVLVQIMGTWCPNCLDETRFYVDFVKNNPDLDLQLVGLAFEYAKTEEKAFEGIQRLQEREDVPYPILLAQYGTSNKQKANEKLPMLNHILSYPTTIYIDKSGEVRKIHTGFNGPATGEKFVEFKEEFNKTIQELTSE, via the coding sequence ATGAACAGAATCGGGATAGCGTTAGCAGGGCTTGTGATTTTATGTGCCTCGTGCAAAAAAGAAGAGGCGCCCAAATTGGCAACCGGCGATTGGTTGGCCAAAATCGAAGTATCAGAGTCACAACAATTGCCTTTTGAGTTTACGCTTTCCCAAAATGAGGAAGGTGGCTATGTGATGCAAGCCTTCAACGCCGAAGAGGTAGTGACCATTGACGAATTTACCTTCAATGGGGATTCCATCAATATTCGGATGCCCGTTTTTGAAGGACATATCACAGGTACTTATACCACAGATCGGATTTCGGGCGAATTTATTGAGGAGAGTAAGGAAAGGAGGGTGCCTTTTGTGGCGACCTATGGCAAGCAGGACCGCTTTACGGTGAATGAAGATGCGGCCGTAAACCTCTCGGGAATTTGGGAGACCTATTTTGATGTAAATACGGAAGATGAATATGCGGCCAAGGGTATTTTTATGCAGAATGGCAATCGATTAAAAGGAACTTTTAGGACAAAGACTGGGGATTACCGCTATTTGGATGGCGTGGTGACGGGAGATAGCATGAAGCTTTCAGCCTTTGATGGCTCCCATGTCTTCCTTTTTTTGGCAGAGGTTACGGATAGCACGCTCAACGGCAAGTTTTACTCGGGCAACCATTCTGTGGAAGAATTTATGGCGGCCAGAAACGAGGCGTTCGAGCTACCGGATTCCAATGAATTGACCTATTTGAGGGAAGGTTATGACAAATTCGATTTTACCTTTCCCAATTCGGACGGGGAAATGGTGGGTCTGGACGACCCCATGTTCAAGGACAAAGCGGTTTTGGTCCAAATAATGGGGACTTGGTGCCCCAATTGCTTGGATGAGACCCGATTTTATGTGGATTTTGTCAAAAACAATCCCGACTTGGACCTGCAACTGGTTGGGCTGGCATTTGAGTATGCCAAAACCGAAGAAAAGGCTTTTGAGGGTATCCAACGTTTACAGGAGCGGGAAGATGTTCCCTATCCCATACTCTTGGCGCAATATGGCACGTCGAACAAGCAAAAGGCCAATGAAAAACTACCTATGCTGAACCATATTCTTTCGTATCCTACCACCATTTATATTGATAAAAGCGGAGAGGTCCGAAAGATTCATACTGGTTTCAATGGACCTGCTACGGGTGAAAAGTTTGTCGAGTTCAAAGAAGAGTTCAATAAAACGATCCAAGAACTGACCTCCGAGTAA
- a CDS encoding RNA pseudouridine synthase — MKSKNQKSEASKRSTPSNLQVLFEDNHLIVVNKRVGDIVQGDKTGDDPLSEVVKQYLKEKYNKPGNVYLGVVHRLDRPTSGIVLFAKTSKALPRLNKMFAEGDTKKMYWAVVKNPPPKESDTLTHWLVRNPKQNKSYAHNKEVPNSKKAVLDYKLIKKLDSYYLLEIDLKTGRHHQIRAQLAAIGCVIKGDLKYGADRSNKDGGIHLHARSLVIVHPVQKEPVAFLAAPPEDPIWNACISE, encoded by the coding sequence GTGAAATCCAAAAACCAAAAATCCGAAGCATCAAAAAGGTCCACCCCTTCCAATCTTCAAGTCCTCTTTGAAGACAATCACCTCATTGTGGTCAACAAACGAGTGGGCGATATTGTTCAGGGGGACAAAACAGGTGACGACCCTTTGAGCGAGGTCGTAAAACAGTATTTGAAAGAGAAGTACAACAAGCCCGGCAATGTGTATTTGGGTGTGGTGCATCGTTTGGACCGGCCTACTTCGGGCATTGTGCTATTTGCCAAAACTTCCAAAGCCCTACCAAGGCTGAACAAGATGTTCGCCGAAGGAGACACCAAAAAAATGTATTGGGCCGTGGTCAAAAACCCACCCCCTAAAGAAAGCGACACCCTAACACATTGGTTGGTCCGTAATCCAAAGCAGAATAAATCCTATGCCCACAACAAGGAGGTTCCCAATAGCAAAAAGGCGGTTTTGGACTACAAACTCATAAAAAAATTGGATAGCTATTATCTTTTGGAAATTGACCTAAAAACGGGCAGACACCACCAAATCCGGGCGCAATTGGCCGCCATTGGCTGCGTTATCAAAGGGGATTTAAAATACGGTGCGGACCGCAGCAACAAAGACGGCGGGATTCACCTGCACGCTAGAAGCCTTGTAATCGTTCATCCTGTGCAAAAAGAGCCTGTCGCGTTTTTGGCCGCCCCTCCTGAAGATCCTATTTGGAACGCCTGTATCAGCGAGTAA
- a CDS encoding L-serine ammonia-lyase, which produces MECISVFDMLKIGVGPSSSHTLGPWRAAERWIGELEEEGLFEKVESIKAYLYGSLCLTGKGHATDVAVVMGLLGTDPVTVDIDSISGSIDRIKLEKELDFGGKKRIPFSFQDDIVFIREFLPFHANGMRFEANLADGRTVSETYYSIGGGFVVKEERIHAKENKETFKTFPHPVRTGDELLQHCNAQNKSISQIVMENELSLRTEEEITEGIANIWNTMLESMYIGCHTEGKLPGGLNVKRRAFEIHQKLKGEVPYSNPQEWLESIRDTEVKFRQIIKWVSCFALSVNEVNASLGRVVTAPTNGSAGVIPAVLMYYMVIENHDANFDDVKQFLLVASEVGSIFKKGATISAAMGGCQAEIGVSSAMAAAGLTELMGGTPEQVLIAAEIAMEHHLGLTCDPIGGLVQVPCIERNAMGAIKAINAAELALDTDPKECKVPLDKVVNTMWETAKDMSSKYKETSEGGLAVGVFLSDC; this is translated from the coding sequence ATGGAGTGCATCAGTGTGTTTGATATGCTAAAAATAGGTGTAGGGCCGTCCAGCTCTCACACCTTGGGACCATGGCGTGCCGCCGAACGCTGGATTGGAGAGCTTGAAGAAGAAGGGCTTTTTGAAAAAGTCGAGTCCATCAAGGCCTATCTTTATGGTTCCCTATGCCTTACCGGAAAAGGTCATGCCACCGACGTCGCCGTGGTGATGGGCTTATTGGGAACCGACCCGGTTACCGTGGATATTGATAGTATTTCAGGAAGTATTGACAGGATAAAGTTAGAGAAGGAACTCGATTTTGGCGGAAAAAAACGGATTCCGTTCAGTTTTCAGGATGATATCGTATTTATCCGTGAATTTTTGCCTTTCCATGCCAACGGTATGCGCTTTGAAGCCAATTTGGCCGACGGAAGGACGGTTAGCGAAACCTATTACTCCATTGGTGGCGGTTTTGTGGTCAAAGAGGAGCGAATCCATGCCAAGGAGAATAAGGAAACCTTCAAAACCTTCCCCCATCCTGTGCGAACGGGCGACGAATTGCTGCAACATTGCAATGCGCAGAACAAATCCATCTCCCAGATTGTGATGGAAAACGAGCTCTCCCTGCGGACGGAAGAAGAAATCACCGAAGGGATTGCGAACATTTGGAACACCATGCTGGAGTCCATGTACATTGGTTGCCATACCGAAGGTAAACTCCCGGGGGGACTCAACGTAAAACGGCGTGCCTTTGAAATTCACCAAAAACTCAAAGGGGAAGTCCCCTACTCCAATCCACAGGAATGGTTGGAAAGTATTCGAGATACCGAGGTCAAGTTCAGACAAATCATCAAATGGGTGAGCTGCTTTGCACTGAGCGTTAACGAGGTGAATGCCTCTTTGGGCCGAGTGGTCACCGCACCCACCAACGGAAGCGCGGGGGTCATCCCAGCCGTGTTGATGTATTACATGGTCATTGAAAACCACGATGCCAATTTTGACGACGTAAAGCAATTCTTGTTGGTGGCCAGCGAGGTCGGGAGCATTTTTAAGAAGGGTGCCACCATTTCTGCCGCCATGGGTGGTTGCCAAGCAGAAATCGGAGTTTCCTCTGCCATGGCCGCTGCGGGCTTAACAGAGTTGATGGGCGGCACGCCCGAACAAGTGCTCATTGCTGCCGAAATTGCCATGGAACACCATTTGGGGCTCACCTGCGATCCTATCGGGGGCTTGGTGCAGGTCCCGTGCATAGAACGTAATGCCATGGGTGCCATAAAAGCCATTAATGCCGCAGAATTGGCCTTGGACACCGACCCAAAAGAGTGCAAGGTACCTTTGGACAAGGTCGTAAACACCATGTGGGAAACGGCAAAGGATATGAGTTCCAAATACAAGGAAACCTCCGAAGGAGGCTTGGCTGTGGGCGTATTCCTAAGCGATTGTTAA
- a CDS encoding nuclear transport factor 2 family protein: protein MRKLFTFAVLLAFIAFGYAQGPNPSNEEEKNRVKQVIETFFEGFHKQDSTIIKSTVANEIVLQTTGRNAEGKTQFRTEEFSKFLKSIVGIPETTKFEEKLTSFSIQVDRTMANAWVGYEFWLNGEFSHCGINSFQLINFDGEWKIIYLIDTRGKEGCMD, encoded by the coding sequence ATGAGAAAACTGTTCACTTTTGCCGTATTGCTAGCATTCATTGCCTTCGGATATGCCCAAGGGCCAAATCCATCAAATGAAGAAGAGAAAAATCGAGTAAAGCAAGTCATCGAAACCTTTTTTGAAGGCTTCCACAAGCAAGATTCCACCATTATTAAAAGTACCGTGGCCAATGAGATCGTATTGCAGACCACGGGAAGAAACGCTGAGGGTAAAACCCAATTTAGAACCGAGGAGTTTTCAAAATTTTTGAAATCGATTGTCGGTATTCCCGAGACCACAAAGTTTGAGGAAAAACTCACTTCCTTTTCCATACAAGTGGATAGGACCATGGCCAATGCGTGGGTCGGGTATGAGTTTTGGTTGAACGGTGAGTTTAGCCATTGCGGTATCAATTCCTTTCAGCTTATCAATTTTGATGGCGAATGGAAAATCATCTACTTGATCGATACTAGGGGCAAGGAAGGTTGTATGGATTAA